A genomic stretch from Pochonia chlamydosporia 170 chromosome 4, whole genome shotgun sequence includes:
- a CDS encoding glyoxalase/Bleomycin resistance protein/Dioxygenase superfamily domain-containing protein — MGIDHTSVYVPEDRFKECLAFYTEALKPLSYEVRIPVNDTVVGLGSSEDSPHGADFWLIGVKHVPNQSSHVAFRAKDRDTVHRFHAQAVAAGGKCNGPPGPRPMYGPAYYGGFALDPAGNNIEAVCFKPE; from the exons ATGGGAATTGACCACACCTCCGTTTATGTCCCCGAGGACAGGTTCAAAGAATGTCTCGCTTTCTACACCGAAGCGCTTAAACCACTGTCGTACGAGGTTCGTATCCCCGTTAATGATACGGTAGTCGGTCTGGGCTCTTCAGAAGACTCTCCTCATGGAGCCGACTTCTGGCTTATTGGCGTTAAACACGTACCAAATCAATCATCGCACGTCGCTTTTCGAGCAAAAG ATAGAGATACGGTCCATCGCTTTCATGCCCAGGCCGTTGCGGCAGGAGGCAAATGTAATGGTCCGCCTGGTCCACGTCCCATGTATGGTCCAGCGTATTATGGGGGGTTCGCTCTTGATCCCGCGGGGAACAATATTGAAGCCGTTTGCTTTAAGCCAGAGTAG
- a CDS encoding GPI ethanolamine phosphate transferase 1 (similar to Coccidioides immitis RS XP_001241522.1), whose amino-acid sequence MASPRLKLLVTAAVFHLIYFYSIFDIYFVSPIVSGLQLFQSQTEGSRAPAQRLVLFVGDGLRADKAFEPFPESYAGVRGGSHPAPFLRSRVLEHGTFGISHTRVPTESRPGHVALIAGLYEDVSAVATGWKLNPVNFDSVFNRSRHTWSWGSPDILPMFEKGASPGVIDAYCYDPSFEDNSQDPVNLDLWVFDHVTRFFEEAKTNRTLNDMLRKDKIVFFLHLLGLDSTGHSYRPYSDEYLRNLQVVDQGVKKISALIENFYKDDQTAFVFTADHGMSDWGSHGDGHPDNTRTPLVAWGSGLAKPRKVKGSGNGHDSYSSAWNFGDVQRNDVAQADIAALMAYLVGLEFPANSVGELPLPFLSAEKSRQAAAYQANAKGILEQYHVKESIKQSTTLRYKPFEPLGAGKSEARLEVITRLIEQGSPEAAIKETKDLIEVTLQGLRYMQTYDWLFLRALVTAGYIGWMMTAIGTVLELFVLEGRVQTSRTWQGIIAFSSVLVLFFSSFVISRSPSTYYAYATFAVYFWNEAYARRHVFFAGGKQLVGPTNSTARITSLSISAVLYVGILGAMALAYIYREILTGLFIIGAVYPLSYGKRFLSQNIALTAAWFILCVIMSSFTLLSALKLENVGLILTSGILILGTATLYLACEDKFLRSWTAKQSTNQVRQRSYVWRLLMFMQIGLVVLAIYVTRSSALSLQAKKGLPPGNQLLGWATLIISLCPLPFLHQLQKQEHHLHRLMSVFLTFAPTFIILTISYESMFYWAYFLTLVTWIELESRIQAFTDASAKVKRSGSIRPLTLSDTRVALFGFFLIQSAFFSTGNVASVSSFSLESVYRLVPIFDPFAQGALLVLKLLIPFVLVSGSLAIVNQRLGLQPYALFVVSMALTDVLTLYFFWNVRDSGSWLEIGSTISHFAITSLMCVFVAGLGSLGGMFVTEVDETEAVASEK is encoded by the exons ATGGCCTCACCTCGTCTCAAGCTGCTGGTCACGGCCGCAGTCTTTCATCTCATTTATTTTTACTCCATTTTTGACATATATTTTGTCAGTCCAATCGTTTCTGGTTTGCAACTGTTCCAATCGCAGACAGAAGGATCGAGGGCTCCTGCGCAGCggcttgtcttgtttgtTG GCGATGGGTTACGTGCCGACAAGGCCTTTGAGCCGTTTCCTGAATCGTATGCTGGAGTTAGAGGGGGAAGTCATCCCGCGCCATTTCTGCGCTCAAGA GTACTGGAACATGGCACGTTCGGTATTTCACACACAAGAGTCCCAACGGAATCTCGCCCGGGGCATGTTGCTCTAATTGCTGGCCTTTATGAGGACGTCTCAGCAGTCGCGACAG GCTGGAAGCTCAACCCCGTCAATTTCGACAGCGTCTTCAACAGAAGTCGACATACGTGGAGCTGGGGCAGTCCCGATATTCTTCCCATGTTCGAAAAGGGAGCCAGTCCAGGTGTCATTGATGCGTATTGCTATGATCCAAGCTTTGAAGACAACTCTCAAGATCCAGTGAACTTGGACCTTTGGGTTTTCGACCATGTGACTCGTTTCTTTGAAGAAGCTAAAACAAATCGAACTCTGAATGATATGTTGAGAAAAGACAAaattgtcttcttcttgcatTTGCTTGGGCTTGATTCAACCGGTCATTCCTATCGCCCGTATTCCGACGAATATTTGCGGAATTTGCAAGTTGTTGATCAGGGCGTCAAAAAGATATCTGCGCTTATTGAAAATTTCTATAAGGATGACCAGACAGCTTTTGTTTTCACAGCGGATCATGGTATGAGTGATTGGGGTAGTCA CGGAGACGGCCACCCAGATAATACTAGAACTCCCTTGGTTGCTTGGGGATCAGGTCTCGCAAAGCCAAGGAAGGTTAAGGGAAGTGGGAATGGACACGATTCTTACTCGTCTGCGTGGAACTTTGGCGATGTTCAGAGAAATGACGTTGCTCAAGCTGATATCGCGGCGCTAATGGCCTATTTGGTTGGTCTGGAATTTCCTGCCAATTCTGTTGGCGAATTACCGCTTCCATTCCTATCTGCCGAAAAGAGCAGGCAAGCAGCGGCATATCAGGCCAATGCAAAAGGAATCCTCGAGCAGTACCATGTCAAAGAATCTATCAAACAAAGCACGACGCTCAGATATAAGCCATTCGAACCTTTAGGGGCCGGCAAGTCTGAGGCTAGATTGGAAGTCATCACACGACTCATAGAGCAGGGATCACCCGAAGCGGCCATCAAAGAAACCAAAGACCTGATCGAAGTTACTCTGCAAGGCCTCCGATACATGCAAACATACGACTGGCTCTTCCTCAGAGCCCTTGTCACTGCCGGCTATATTGGGTGGATGATGACCGCCATAGGGACAGTGTTGGAGCTGTTTGTGCTAGAAGGGCGTGTGCAGACGAGCAGGACCTGGCAAGGAATTATCGCTTTCTCCTCCGTTCTcgttcttttcttctcctcattCGTCATATCCCGGTCCCCATCGACGTACTATGCTTACGCAACTTTCGCCGTTTACTTCTGGAACGAAGCGTATGCGCGTCGGCACGTCTTTTTCGCCGGCGGAAAACAACTGGTTGGGCCCACGAATTCGACAGCCAGAATTACTAGTCTGTCCATAAGTGCTGTGCTCTATGTTGGAATACTCGGAGCGATG GCACTGGCGTACATATACAGAGAAATCCTGACCGGACTATTCATTATCGGAGCTGTGTACCCTCTTTCTTACGGAAAACGCTTTCTCTCGCAAAATATTGCTTTGACAGCTGCTTGGTTCATCTTGTGTGTCATCATGAGCTCCTTCACGCTCTTGTCGGCGCTAAAATTGGAAAACGTTGGACTCAT ACTAACAAGCGGAATTTTGATCCTCGGTACTGCAACGCTGTACCTCGCGTGTGAAGACAAATTCCTACGCTCGTGGACCGCCAAGCAAAGCACAAATCAAGTCCGACAGAGGAGCTATGTGTGGAGACTTTTGATGTTTATGCAG ATCGGACTTGTTGTCCTGGCTATATATGTCACGCGGTCAAGCGCCCTTTCGCTTCAAGCTAAGAAGGGCCTACCACCTGGGAACCAACTGTTGGGTTGGGCAACTCTAATTATTTCACTCTGtcctttgcctttcttaCACCAACTGCAAAAGCAAGAGCATCATCTACATCGCTTAATGAGCGTTTTCCTAACATTCGCCCCAACGTTCATCATTCTCACCATATCATACGAGAGCATGTTCTACTGGGCATATTTTCTCACCCTCGTCACATGGATAGAATTGGAAAGTCGAATCCAGGCCTTTACAGATGCTTCCGCCAAAGTCAAGCGCTCTGGCTCCATTCGGCCACTCACTCTTTCAGATACCCGAGTCGCCTTATTCGGCTTCTTTCTCATCCAATCTGCCTTCTTCAGCACCGGCAACGTCGCGTCCGTCTCATCATTCAGCTTAGAGAGCGTGTATCGCCTGGTACCTATTTTCGACCCCTTTGCCCAGGGCGCATTGTTAGTGCTCAAGCTTTTGATCCCGTTCGTTCTGGTATCCGGCAGTCTCGCCATTGTAAACCAACGACTTGGCTTACAACCGTACGCTCTTTTCGTGGTGTCAATGGCTCTCACGGATGTTTTGACGCTGTACTTCTTCTGGAATGTGAGAGATAGTGGCTCGTGGCTTGAAATCGGATCGACTATCAGTCACTTCGCCATTACTAGTTTAATGTGTGTGTTtgtggctgggctggggagTCTGGGTGGCATGTTTGTCACTGAAGTTGATGAGACTGAGGCTGTGGCGTCTGAAAAA TAG